GAGTCGCCGGCCAGAGGCCCGCGCTAGACCGCCACCCTACTCCACTTCAACGATGATGTTGTCAATCAGGCGGGTTTTGCCGACATATGCGGCAAGCGCGATCAAACATTTCCCCTTTAAAGTTTTGATCTCTTTTAGCTCAATCAGGTCGGTGGCTGCAATGTAATCAATCTGCACGAGAGGTTCCGTGCTGATGATTTCTTTCATCGCCTTTAATATTGTTTTTGCTTTGCGTTCTCCTTCCTCAACGCGCGCAAGGGCGTGATCCAGAGATCGATATAAAACCGTGGCCGCCTTGCGTTCTTCGGGAGACAAATACACATTCCTCGAGCTCATCGCTAGGCCATCCTGTTCTCGAACAATCGGCACTCTCACTATTTCTACATCCATATTGAGGTCCTTTACCATGCGGCGGATGATGACAAGCTGCTGCGCATCTTTTTGTCCGAAAAAGGCGAAATGCGGCTCAACAATGTGAAAGAGTTTTAGCACAACGGTCGTCACACCTTCAAAATGCGTCGGGCGTGAAGCTCCGCAAAGCTTTTCGCTCAGATCGCGAATCTTAACGCAAGTGTGATAATTTTCCGGGTAAATTTCCTCCACCTTAGGCATGAAGAGGAAATCAATATTCTCATTGGAAAGCACTTCTGCGTCTCTGGTCGCGTCGCGGGGGTACTTATCAAAATCTTCTGTTGGTCCGAACTGGGAAGGATTCACAAAAATGCTGACAACAACCACATCCGACATCTTTCTCGCTTCGCGAACCAATGACAGATGCCCCTCATGCAAAAAGCCCATTGTGGGCACAAAGCCTATAATTTTTCCATCAGACTTTGCTTTCTTGCAGCTTTCCTTCATGGGAAGGATGCGCTGAATAATTTCCATATTTTTCTTCTACTTTCTCCAAAAACAGATCATGGTCCGGCATACAGTATCCATGCTGTTCTTCAGGAAATAGTCCTTCCTGAACATCATGGCAGTAGTCGTTTGCCGCTTGCAATATTTGCGGATACAGATTCGCATACCGTTTGACGAACCGGGGTATTCTGCTTTCATGCAATCCAAGAAAATCATGCCACACAAGAACCTGGCCGTCGCAATGAATTCCCGCTCCGATCCCAATCGTTGGAATGCGAAGACGCGGGGTGATTTCCGCTGCAACAGCCGCAGGAATGCTTTCTAAAACAACAGCGAAAGCGCCTGCTTCCTGAACGGCAAATGCATCTTCCATAATCACCATCGCCGCTTCCACGGACTTTCCTTGCACCTTGAAACCGCCGAAGCGGAGCATCGATTGCGGCGTCAATCCGATGTGCGCCATGACCGGAATCTCAGCCTCTACCATAGCTGCGATAATAGTTGCTCGTTGTTTTCCGCCTTCGAGTTTTACCGCCGAGCAGAGTCCTTCTTTTATAAAACGCATTCCATTCTGGATTGCCTGGTTGATTCCGCCCTGATAAGACCCAAAAGGCATATCACCGATTACTAGCGCGCGTTTGCATGCCCTTGTCACCGCTTTCGTGTGATAGATCATTTCATCCATCGCGACAGGCAATGTGTTTTCATGACCCAACACTACCATGGCCAGTGAATCCCCAACCAGAACAAGATCCACTTCCGATTGGTCCAGCAAATAGGCTGACGGAAAGTCATAGGCCGTCAGCATTGTGATTCTTTCTCGCTTTTCCTTTTTATGCAAGAGCGACGGGATAGTTACTTTGAGGGATAGATTGACTGTGTCTGACATTTGATCTCCTCTGCCCGTCCAACTCTGGATCGGGTGAAGTTTCAGTTTGATTCGTCCGGCTGCGAATCTCATCCCTACCGGTCACTAGATCCAGTGGGTTTTCGCAAATCGCCGGAACTATATATATTACCGCCAAGACCCCAAGAACGCCAAGATCCTCTTAAATCCTTTGTTCCTTGGCGACTTGGCGCCTTGGCGGTTTCCATTATCTTGAGCCGAGCGGGACGTAGTATTTTGTGCCTTTTCCCATAGAGCGGATCATCTTGATCAGGTCATCCATGTCCGCAGGATTCTCCACAAAATCAATTTCTGAGGTATTGATCACCAGCAACGAAGAAAGTTTGTAATGAAAGAAGAAATAGTTATATGCCTGCGTCAGCTCTTTTAGATAATCACGCGAAATGCTTTTTTCATATTCCACATTCCGCTTTTTGATCCGTTGCATCAAAACATCCTGTGTGGCCTGCAAATAGATGACCAGGTCCGGATTCGGAACGTTACTTTCCAGCAACGTGTACAGCTTTTCATAGATCAGCAATTCACTATCATTCAGATTCAGATAAGCGAAAATCTTATCTTTCTGAAAAATGTAATCGCATATGATCGATTGCTGAAAAAGGTCAGCCTGTTGCAGTTTCTGTTGTTGTTGATACCGGCTCAGCAGAAAAAATAACTGCGCTTGAAACGCAGTGCCCGGCACATCCCGATAGAAATCTTTGAGAAAAGGATTGTTGATGTCTTCGAAAATCTTGTTTGCGTTGAGGTGGGTCGACAGCATTTCCACAAAAGTCGTTTTCCCAACCCCGATCGGTCCTTCTACCGCTATGTAATGAAAGTCCATACGTTAATGTGATTTTAATTTAACACAGAGACACAGAGAAAGAATTTGTAAACAAAGTAGCACGGGCGTCTCGCCGGTGAACCCGCGCAGACGGGACGTCCGCGTTACTTTTAATGATCATCAACATGGCGAACCTGATTGCGGCCATTTTCTTTGGCGTCATATAAACCGCGATCTGCTTTTTCGATCAATTCGATCTTTGCGTGACCATCCTCCGGATAAGTTGCGAATCCGATGCTTAATGTGATGGCAAAAGATTGTCCGCCGGATTTGAATGTTGACCGCTGTACGTTTCTACGCCACCGTTCTGCTGTTTTGCGTGCGTTCTTTTTATCAATGCCGGGAAGCAAAGCTGCGAATTCTTCGCCACCATAACGGGCAAGTACGTCGATCTTTCTCGCATTCTTTTTCAGCACCTGCGCCAGACTTTTCAAAATGAAGTCGCCGGCCGGATGGCCGAAAGAATCGTTGAATCCTTTGAAGTGATCGATGTCCATGATGAGCAAAGTCAGCTTCTGATTCTGTCTTTCGGCCCGTTCGAGCTCCCGTTGAAACGCCTCTTGAAAATAGCGATGGTTAAAGAGGCCGGTCAGCCCATCCGTGATCGCCAGCTCTTCCATTTTCTGAATGATCGAAGAGTTCTCCAGGCTCACAGCTGCCTGATTACAAAGTATAGAAACCACTCTGGCCTGATGGGACGAGAATGCTTCTTCCTGTTTGCTCCCCAGCAACAACGCGCCGATCCGTTGTTGTTGGTGCCGCATGGGTGCTGCGAGAAAAGTGGAAAGACTGGGAAGATTTTCCTCTTCGAAAAGCAAGGGCATCTGTTGCAGATTTAGCTGCGTTTTCGTGAGAATGAAAGGCTCTTCACGGTTATTTAAAAACCAGGATATCCAGGAACGTCCATCGTTGGGTAAGTCGTTTTTGATTAAAGCTGCTTCCGTCGGGCTGGCCCACTGGTAGACCGAATACAAATCCCCGGGCTCCTGCCAAACCGCAACGGCGCTGAAATCGTACGGCACAATTTCAGCGCACAGCACGTGCAGCTTATTTACAATCTCCTCAAATTCAATTGTAGAGGCGAGCTCTTTGCTTGCACGGTAAAAAGCTTGAAACTCAATCGCCCTTTCTTCCCGTTCTTTAGCAAGGCGCGCCATACGGATGGTTTGCGCGATTTGCGCAGCAAAAGAGGAAAGTGCTTTTTCTGCATCTTCCGCAAAATAATTCAGATGCTCCGATTCAACCGACAAGACTCCTTCCAGACGGTCTTTATCCAGAATGGGAACTGCCAGCAGGGAACGAATCACAGATTTTTTGCTGCCGGAAAAATAGTTAACGCCTTCCTGACGATTTTGCTGAAGAAATGTCTTTTTATTCAACGCGGCCCATCCGATCGGACCTTCTCCCAGAGCGGCAATCAAACCATCGCGCAAACCTTCCGCATCGCCGGCCCGATTTTTTACGCGGAGCTTTTTTTGTTCCGGCAAAAATTGCCAGAGCAGCGACGTTTCCGGCTTGAAAACATTATGGACCAGCTGAATGATCCCACTTAAAGATTCGTCCAGAACAATGGCTGCATCTACAGAACGGGAGATTTGATCCTGATCGCTGATCCCTCCTTCGCTGACTTCCTGGATCCCGTATTTCAGGTCGTCCAGTTCCTTTTTGTATTCTTCCTTCTTTCTCTTCTCTTCCCACAGGAGTATGTAAGTGAGAGTGCCTGCCAACAGAAACAACACATAACGAAAAGCCACTTCTTCCGCGCCTTCGGTCCCGTAGTAATTTTCCCGCAACACCTCTAGAGCGGCTGCGGATCCGGTAACTGCGAGAAAAATGCGGTAACGCAAAACAGCTGAGACTAGAATTGCAGTTGCATAAAAAAGAAGATCGGCATACTGCCAGTAATGTTTCAAGATGAGGTTCGCAATGAGAAACGATAAGCAAAAAAAGAAGTCTTTTACTTTCCGGCTGTAACCCAGCCTCCAGAGAATTGTCTGAACCGGAAAAAGAGAAATAAATACCAGCGCCGTCAGAAGCGGTTTTTCTTCGTAAGGAGCCGAAAACAGCACTACAAATGTAGTAAGTATCAGCGCCATGAAACGGGCTTGACTGGGAATGGAAATCATGGATTGCCTGGAATCCTGTTGCCGAGTTGAGTCAACAATTGCTTTAAGGCGCGTCCGCGGTGGGAATAGTGGAACTTTTCCTGAAGTTTCATTTCGCCAAAAGTCCTGTCGGTGTTGTCGGGACAAAAGATTGGATCATATCCAAAACCAAGCAGACCGCGAGGCGTTTCAACTATGCGACCGTCGCAACGGCCTTGAGATTCCATCATGCCTTCAGAGTCGAGGAAAGCCATGCTGCAGTAGTAGAAGGCTGAACGTTCCTTTTTAGCCGACAGTTTTTCCAGGATGATTTGGATCCTTTCCTGATCAGTCGATGCAATCCGGGCAGAAAAAATCCCTGGAAAACCATCCAGAGAAGGAATCACCAGACCGGAATCCTCCGCCAAAACCGGGAACTGCAAACGTTTCCGGTAGAACCTCGCTTTATTGCGCGCAATCTCTTCGAAGCTCATTCCCTGTTCCGGCGCTTCCGGGATGTCCGGAAATTCCTGGAGCGAAAGCAAACGGACGTTCAGGTCCTTCAGGCCATCCTGCATTTCAAGAAATTTTCCGCGATTGGACGTCGTTATAACTATTTTATTCATTGTAGGGGCAGGCCTTGTGCCTGCCCTTCTCGGGCGACCACAAGGGTCGCCCCTACGATTTTATCGTGTGAAATCAATCGCGTAGTGGTGGGAGCAAATCCCAGAATCTTTCGTCAATGGCTTGCCGGAATACTTTGTTCTGGATGCGGACCAATTCACGAATTCCTTTGTTCGCGAGCCTGAGCATCTCTTGCAAGTCGCCATCTACAAAAGGCCGCTTTTCTGCGGTTCCTTGAATTTCCACGAAATGTCCTTCCCCTGTGCAAACGATATTCATGTCCACATCGGCGCGGGAATCTTCATGGAAATTCAAATCCAGAAGGGGCCGCTGGTTGACGATGCCAACACTGACAGCCGCCACATAATCGCGTACCGGAAGATGATTCAGTAATTTTTCTTCGACAAGACTGGAAAAGGCGAGCACAAGGGCGGCATACCCTCCTGTGATCGAAGCCGTTCGAGTGCCGCCATCTGCCTGTAGCACGTCACAATCGATCCAGATCGTTCGCTCACCGAGCGCATGAAGATTCGTTACCGCGCGCAAAGCGCGTCCAACCAGGCGCTGAATTTCCTGCGTTCTTCCCGACTGTCTGCCCTGCGTGGCTTCCCGGCTTACGCGAGAGGAGGTGGACCGCGGAAGCATGCCGTATTCGGAAGTGAGCCAGCCCTGGCCGGTGTTCTTTAAGAAGGGCGGAACCTTATCTTCGAGTGAAGCCGTGCAGATAACTCGCGTGTCTCCCATTTCAATGAGCACGGAACCATCTGCATTCTTAATGTAATCGGGAGTAATCACCGTCTTGCGCAACTGATCAAAGGATCGCCCATCCTGCCTCATAAACTGTTTTGTTCCTGCGATTTTGATTCTTGTTCTTGCCTTGCGATGGAAAGATCGGGTCTCAGGGGCCGGCTCAAGTCCATATGCCCTTTCAGTGTTTCAACCGGGCGGTCATCCACAAGAATTTGTACTCCATGGATTTGAGGCAAGTTGATCGTCAGCGTGTTCACAATCGAATAGACCGTTACCACTTCTCCAGTGGTTCCTCCCTGATGATTGGAAACTATCTCTCCCGATAAGTCAACATAAGCGATTCCATCTTTGCTCACAAGAACATCCAATACGCGGACACCATCCGGAATGGAAGGAATCAGTTTTCCTTTTGGACCCGCGATCAACGCTGCGAGAACTTCTTTTGCCTGAGCATTCAAAGTTTCGTGATAAGGAATCGAGCGTTCTTCCGTATCTAAGATCACGGAACCGGGAGTGCTGAAGTAAAGTTTTACATTGATGCGTCGTTGATTTACAGCTGCCGCACCTGGGGGATTCGAAGTGGAGGTCGAGGATAGGATGGTTTCCGGGCGATTTTTGACAAAGTAGAAGATCACGCCGAAAACAACGATAAAAAGAAGGAAACCAATTACGATCGGTCGATTCATATCGTTTATCGTGTCTAGCATCTGTCATCTGTCGCGTCTTGACGCGCAGACGCGGAGACTCGCAAACGCGTAGAGGCTATTGCCCGCTAGTGCTGATTGTTGAAGAAGCTTCCTGGTTGCGATTTTGAAATGCCTGGATGCTTCGAAAAATGGCTGTGGCAATTTTCATTTGATATTCGGCATCTGCCATCAATTTCTCTTCATCCGGATTGTTAATGAATCCAACTTCAATCAGAACCGCCGGCATGGTTGCTCCTGTCAGCACACGAAAGGGCGCTTGTTTTATCCCCCGGTTAGAAATGCTGAGTGTGTTATTCAATTCCTGTTGTATGGTCTCTGCGAGCTGACTGCTTTCCGCGAGAAATTCTGTCTGCGCCATATCCCACAGGATCAATTTCAAATCGTCTTCTATTGCTGGAGCCTGGTTGAGGCCGATCGCATTATTTTCCACGGCGGCAATGTTACGTGACTCATCATCAGTCGCCTGAGCGGAAAGGAAATATGTTTCTGCTCCGCGCGCCCTTCCGCGAATCGTGGCATTCGCATGAATGCTGATAAACAGGTCCGCCTTGTTGTTATTGGCTTTTGATGTCCGATCGTCGAGAGTCACAACCTGATCTCCATCGCGTGTTAAAATCGCGCGCATTCCGGTGCTTTCGACAATGGATTTCAATTTCCTCGCGATGCTCATGGTGACATCTTTTTCGAGCGTTCCGTTAGGCCCCTTCGCTCCTGTTTCCGCGCCACCGTGGCCCGGGTCGATCACAATCACTTTCTTGCTCCCGATCGGTGAAGGAAGCAGAGTTGGCGGAACTGTCTGTGTTTGCGGAGGAACGACGGGCGCCGGTTGTTCTGTGGTCGATCCTTTACCGTAGAAGTCAATGACAAATCGCGGAGGATCCTTCAGTTCAAATGTTCTGTAAGAAGCATATTGAATTCCGGTTTGAATCTTGAAAACTTTGCGATTCTCTCTTGTCTCTATTGTCACATTTTGAACAAGACCATCCTCAAAGACGGCGTTTTGGAATCCCGGGGAAAAATCTTCGGACTGCGGAATCACAAACAAAACGTTTCCCTCGGCTTGAACCATGTAAGAAATCGGGCTCAATGACTGAAATACAAGGCGGGAATATTTCGACTCGGATGCGTATTTAAGCGTGACCTGATTCGCCTGAACATTTCCGATCATTAAAGACCTGCTGTTTTCCAGCCATAAAAAACGCTTTTCGGTTACACCGCGCAAGACCTTCGGAATAAAGTCCAGTGGAACGAGCCATGCGCCTTGAACGAGATAAACCGGCTTACTCAAGGACACCAGTTTTTGATCGACCGAAACAAGCGATCGGTTGGCGGACAAGATCACGGAATGAGATCCGGAAACCAGAGAAATGTTTTGATTTCCTACTACAGGATTGATCTGGAATCCAAGGGGCGTCTGCAAATCGGCAATGTTTACAAAAGGAGCTCCTTCGATTGTTTGCAGAGAGACCTGGAGCTTACGCGAGTCTTCAAAAATGGTTAGCGCCTGGTCCTGCGCTAAGAGATCGCAAGCAAGGAGAAACAGAAAGAGGAACAAGACATGGTGGAGGCGGCGGGAGTCGAACCCGCGTCCGAAAGCTTTCCGCATTAACATCTACATACGTATCCTGTTTATCAAGTCTTACCGCCGGTTTAGCCAGCAGGCAGGCATTCCGGCAGCCAGTTTCCTTAGTTTAACAGAATCGGCCGGAAACATGCTGACTCTGCGATCCTGCTAATTGACGCTTTTTTCGGTCCGCAGGAAAAACGCGAAAAAAGCGTGACTACTTGTTAATTAAGCAGCCAGAGCAAATTCAGTGTTTGCAGTTATGTTTATTTGCCACCTGTTTTACGAGAAAGTGACGACTCGGTATGCAGCCAATGCTTCACAACTTCCGTCGAGCCCGTTTCGCCCCCATCAAATCCGTTCCTCTCCGCGTCAAGCGTTTCCGGGCCTTGCTGTCTTGCTAAGTATAGTGATCGAAATGAACAACTGTCAAGGAAAGAATCGGCCGCCGGGCAGTGCCTAACATGCTCATTTTCCTCATGTTAGAGGTGCCGTGCATTGACAAAGAAAAGTCGATTCAGGATAATTGCGTCTTCGCGTATTGCGTCCTCGCGTCTTGCGTCTGCGCGTCTACGCGTCAGGGGGTCTTTGATGAGTTTTGCAGACTATCTAAGGGATCGAATTTCAAGCGATTATAAAAACCTGATTATCCAAAAACTGGAGGAAATAAGGGAGCAAACGGAGAAGTTAAAAAACAGCCAGACACCCGTTTTCGATGAGAATCACCAGAAGGTGCGGCAGGCCGTGCAAAATGAACTCACAAGAGTTCAAGACATATTGGAACGGGAGCTCAGCGATGCCCAAGATCGAATCTCAGCAAGTTTTCATACTTTAGTTGATCAACACATCGCTTCCTGGTATCAGGCAGATGTCACTCCGTTCGAGCAACAGCTCGAAGTTCTACTTTCCGATATCGTTTCTAATATTCCTGCTCCGCCAAAAAGAAAAAACACAGATCTTGAATCGCTCGCTGACCTGATGAAAAAGATCGATCAGCAGCACACGCAATCCGAGATTCTCAACAGTCTGTTAATGCATATTGCTTCCTGGGTCGGCCGCGCGGTTTTGTTTGTTATAAAAGGAAATCAGGCTTCAGGATGGGCCGCGTTGGGTTTGGGCAACGATTGGAATACGGACCGCGTGAGATCCATTCGGCTCGATTTGGAAAAACAAAACATTTTGAATGAAGTTACAAGCACGGGTGAGTTGTCCCATGGCGCAGCGGACAAATATCCGGATAATGGCGAGATCTACCTGGCAATTGGAAACAGGTTTCCAAAGTCTGTGGTCGCATGTCCCATCACGGTTCGCGGGAAAATTGCGGGAATCCTGTACGCGGATATCGAAGATGATTTTGCTGAAAAACCGGACCTTCCGGATTTGTTATTCCTTGCGACGCGCGCCGCTGGTCTGGCAATTGATCTGCTTCCATTAAAACCTAAAACTGCTCCCGCTCCTGTGAAAGAAGCGCCGCCGCCGGCGCCTCCTCCCGTGGAAGTTGCGCCTCCTCCGCTCCCTCCACCGCCTGTTCCTGAAGTCGAAGTTACCGCGCCGCAGCCTGTTGTGCCGGTGGAGCCCGTGGCGGCCGTACCGGTTCAAGAAGAACCGGAAACTGTGGCAGAAGCTGTTGCATCCGTTGTTGCAGAACCAGAAATAGTGGAAGCGGAAGCGAAAGCGGAACCGGAACCGGAAGAAGCCGAAGGCACAGTGGTGATGCCGGCGATCGCTCCCCCTCTTGTTCTTTCAGAAGAAGAGCAAAAGCTGCATGATGATGCAAAAAGATTTGCACGACTTCTCGTAAGCGAAATCAAACTTTACAATGAAGCGCAGGTTGCCGCGGGGCGCGAACATAGAGACCTGTATGAACGCCTCAGGGAGGATATTGAACGTAGCCGTCAGATGTATCAGAATCGTGTTCCGACTCACATACACACATCGACAAATTATTTCTATGAGGAACTTGTAAAGACCTTAGCGAACGGAGACGCCACTCTCCTGGGAATGTAAAGGGATTGAACCGCCAAGTCGCCAGGAACGCCAAGTCAAAAAAAACTTCTATTTTTCTTGACGGTCCTGGCGTCTTGGCGGTTAAAAAGAATCATGCGTGAACTGATCCGTTGCTGGCAACACACCCGCATGATTGTTTTGATTGCATTGTGCGCAGCGTTGTATGTTGCTGTTTTGCTTCCATTCAAAATAGCAACGATCATTCCAGGCATAACTGAAGTCCGACCGGCCATGGCACTGCCCATTTTCTTTAGCATTTTTTTCGGTCCTGTGTCAGCCTGGGGAACGGCTTTTGGAAATCTGATTGGAGATGTGCTGGGTGGCACAATCGGGCCGGGAAGCATACCGGGTTTCTTTGGAAATATCCTTTACGGTTTGATTCCTTACCGCGTTCTCAAAGCCTACATCGGGTCGCGTGATCAGTTAAGGACGCGAAAAGGATGGGCCGTTTTTGTTTTTGCGGTGGTTTTGGCATCTGCGGTTTGCGCGGTGCTGATTGCTACAGGCGTCGATCTAATCGGAATCCCTTTTGGTTTCTTGGTTCACACTATCTTTCTGAATAATCTGTTGGTTTCGCTTCTTCTTGCTCCGCTATTAATTGGCACGCTGGGAAAACGAATTCGGGAAATGAAGCTCACGTATGAACAGATTCTGCAACCTCAAGAAATCTCTAATCCCAACAGGATAGGACCGGTAATCGTTCTGGTT
The bacterium genome window above contains:
- a CDS encoding QueT transporter family protein; amino-acid sequence: MRELIRCWQHTRMIVLIALCAALYVAVLLPFKIATIIPGITEVRPAMALPIFFSIFFGPVSAWGTAFGNLIGDVLGGTIGPGSIPGFFGNILYGLIPYRVLKAYIGSRDQLRTRKGWAVFVFAVVLASAVCAVLIATGVDLIGIPFGFLVHTIFLNNLLVSLLLAPLLIGTLGKRIREMKLTYEQILQPQEISNPNRIGPVIVLVLTLILYVLMFVPSVRETLPFLVDHKSAFQIVACVLLFIATLILI
- the panC gene encoding pantoate--beta-alanine ligase → MEIIQRILPMKESCKKAKSDGKIIGFVPTMGFLHEGHLSLVREARKMSDVVVVSIFVNPSQFGPTEDFDKYPRDATRDAEVLSNENIDFLFMPKVEEIYPENYHTCVKIRDLSEKLCGASRPTHFEGVTTVVLKLFHIVEPHFAFFGQKDAQQLVIIRRMVKDLNMDVEIVRVPIVREQDGLAMSSRNVYLSPEERKAATVLYRSLDHALARVEEGERKAKTILKAMKEIISTEPLVQIDYIAATDLIELKEIKTLKGKCLIALAAYVGKTRLIDNIIVEVE
- a CDS encoding N-acetylmuramoyl-L-alanine amidase; the protein is MRKAFGRGFDSRRLHHVLFLFLFLLACDLLAQDQALTIFEDSRKLQVSLQTIEGAPFVNIADLQTPLGFQINPVVGNQNISLVSGSHSVILSANRSLVSVDQKLVSLSKPVYLVQGAWLVPLDFIPKVLRGVTEKRFLWLENSRSLMIGNVQANQVTLKYASESKYSRLVFQSLSPISYMVQAEGNVLFVIPQSEDFSPGFQNAVFEDGLVQNVTIETRENRKVFKIQTGIQYASYRTFELKDPPRFVIDFYGKGSTTEQPAPVVPPQTQTVPPTLLPSPIGSKKVIVIDPGHGGAETGAKGPNGTLEKDVTMSIARKLKSIVESTGMRAILTRDGDQVVTLDDRTSKANNNKADLFISIHANATIRGRARGAETYFLSAQATDDESRNIAAVENNAIGLNQAPAIEDDLKLILWDMAQTEFLAESSQLAETIQQELNNTLSISNRGIKQAPFRVLTGATMPAVLIEVGFINNPDEEKLMADAEYQMKIATAIFRSIQAFQNRNQEASSTISTSGQ
- the rph gene encoding ribonuclease PH; translation: MRQDGRSFDQLRKTVITPDYIKNADGSVLIEMGDTRVICTASLEDKVPPFLKNTGQGWLTSEYGMLPRSTSSRVSREATQGRQSGRTQEIQRLVGRALRAVTNLHALGERTIWIDCDVLQADGGTRTASITGGYAALVLAFSSLVEEKLLNHLPVRDYVAAVSVGIVNQRPLLDLNFHEDSRADVDMNIVCTGEGHFVEIQGTAEKRPFVDGDLQEMLRLANKGIRELVRIQNKVFRQAIDERFWDLLPPLRD
- the panB gene encoding 3-methyl-2-oxobutanoate hydroxymethyltransferase — its product is MSDTVNLSLKVTIPSLLHKKEKRERITMLTAYDFPSAYLLDQSEVDLVLVGDSLAMVVLGHENTLPVAMDEMIYHTKAVTRACKRALVIGDMPFGSYQGGINQAIQNGMRFIKEGLCSAVKLEGGKQRATIIAAMVEAEIPVMAHIGLTPQSMLRFGGFKVQGKSVEAAMVIMEDAFAVQEAGAFAVVLESIPAAVAAEITPRLRIPTIGIGAGIHCDGQVLVWHDFLGLHESRIPRFVKRYANLYPQILQAANDYCHDVQEGLFPEEQHGYCMPDHDLFLEKVEEKYGNYSAHPSHEGKLQESKV
- the rdgB gene encoding RdgB/HAM1 family non-canonical purine NTP pyrophosphatase — translated: MNKIVITTSNRGKFLEMQDGLKDLNVRLLSLQEFPDIPEAPEQGMSFEEIARNKARFYRKRLQFPVLAEDSGLVIPSLDGFPGIFSARIASTDQERIQIILEKLSAKKERSAFYYCSMAFLDSEGMMESQGRCDGRIVETPRGLLGFGYDPIFCPDNTDRTFGEMKLQEKFHYSHRGRALKQLLTQLGNRIPGNP
- a CDS encoding GerMN domain-containing protein, whose product is MNRPIVIGFLLFIVVFGVIFYFVKNRPETILSSTSTSNPPGAAAVNQRRINVKLYFSTPGSVILDTEERSIPYHETLNAQAKEVLAALIAGPKGKLIPSIPDGVRVLDVLVSKDGIAYVDLSGEIVSNHQGGTTGEVVTVYSIVNTLTINLPQIHGVQILVDDRPVETLKGHMDLSRPLRPDLSIARQEQESKSQEQNSL
- a CDS encoding diguanylate cyclase: MISIPSQARFMALILTTFVVLFSAPYEEKPLLTALVFISLFPVQTILWRLGYSRKVKDFFFCLSFLIANLILKHYWQYADLLFYATAILVSAVLRYRIFLAVTGSAAALEVLRENYYGTEGAEEVAFRYVLFLLAGTLTYILLWEEKRKKEEYKKELDDLKYGIQEVSEGGISDQDQISRSVDAAIVLDESLSGIIQLVHNVFKPETSLLWQFLPEQKKLRVKNRAGDAEGLRDGLIAALGEGPIGWAALNKKTFLQQNRQEGVNYFSGSKKSVIRSLLAVPILDKDRLEGVLSVESEHLNYFAEDAEKALSSFAAQIAQTIRMARLAKEREERAIEFQAFYRASKELASTIEFEEIVNKLHVLCAEIVPYDFSAVAVWQEPGDLYSVYQWASPTEAALIKNDLPNDGRSWISWFLNNREEPFILTKTQLNLQQMPLLFEEENLPSLSTFLAAPMRHQQQRIGALLLGSKQEEAFSSHQARVVSILCNQAAVSLENSSIIQKMEELAITDGLTGLFNHRYFQEAFQRELERAERQNQKLTLLIMDIDHFKGFNDSFGHPAGDFILKSLAQVLKKNARKIDVLARYGGEEFAALLPGIDKKNARKTAERWRRNVQRSTFKSGGQSFAITLSIGFATYPEDGHAKIELIEKADRGLYDAKENGRNQVRHVDDH
- a CDS encoding deoxynucleoside kinase, producing the protein MDFHYIAVEGPIGVGKTTFVEMLSTHLNANKIFEDINNPFLKDFYRDVPGTAFQAQLFFLLSRYQQQQKLQQADLFQQSIICDYIFQKDKIFAYLNLNDSELLIYEKLYTLLESNVPNPDLVIYLQATQDVLMQRIKKRNVEYEKSISRDYLKELTQAYNYFFFHYKLSSLLVINTSEIDFVENPADMDDLIKMIRSMGKGTKYYVPLGSR